The following proteins come from a genomic window of Trichoplusia ni isolate ovarian cell line Hi5 chromosome 16, tn1, whole genome shotgun sequence:
- the LOC113502085 gene encoding Down syndrome cell adhesion molecule-like protein Dscam2 — MATVKVYSKGGGRKFASTLPAGPQAAQNNVSWYRETAGGVLREIRDGEGGGRYSRTHDAIGIRRAEIADGGRWACRAANAHGHLTVRLHLAVRAHLTTHAQPHTQVVNSGGTAIINCTWGGWPAPRLEWLHNGVPLGAGVAGGRVRVQNNGEQLIISAVHRADKGVYQCMARNERDSAQASAEVRLGDTAPELQYTFIEQVLRPGQVVTLKCSAAGSPPPHFTWMLDGQPLNTMARGHRYSVEQFATKTNDVVSYLNISAVRSEDGGLYTCRAANSLGEVSHTSRLNIYGPPYVRSIGPIRAVAGRELVLYCPYSGYPISSVKWERDGNPVEWESSIDGALRVSRVEPSYAGAYTCAVMGPHGEIARRELQLVVSNPPEIEPFSFSANLQEGKRAQVSCSVTSGDMPVHFTWLKDNAAIPSSLQVEERGADFFSNLVFKEVSARHSGLYTCVASNTAAKVNYTAELVVKVSPKWVVEPKDESVLAGEPLALHCQTTGSPAPQVIWLKQRGSSADYVPLVNLGGRFQFLSNGSLWIESALPYDEGHYMCKSENGVGSPLTKTIFVAVNEPARFELTSHNMTARRDAPATLVCDVRGDSPIRVTWAHNMNHLDLNTYRLSISEAKTDSGLRSQLYISRADRQDSGVYKCQAVNAYGHSDHYIYLSVQEKPDTPHSLSVTEILSRAVRLSWSQGFDGNSPLVGYTLQYCALSAQGAIRVNQWDSAVTLNVSVHGIAHSHVTLTKKGDIHYEALLSSLKPHTAYMIRIAAINQIDRSAFTEPVVVKTQEEAPSEAPTNVHVTPGGPGELHVSWRPPPRDAWHGELLGYSVTCTELSPANPALRNSTRTLTVNGWSATELSLSALRKFTRYEVRVRAFNGVAAGPASTPVSATTLEGVPESPPTRVSCSALSSSGMKVSWNPPPIGQHGGLIQGYKVVYSPLTTDQVDVGEIKRVTTTDTYLHTLRKYTNYSIQVLAFTNAGDGKRSLPVFCMTEEDVPSAPEKIKALAYSSDSVLVSWLPPLHPNGIISHYTVYYREAGRLGKHSSFTVPADKKTDMELMFQVRNLIENQLYEFWVSATTGSGEGESTLVVGQGPSSRIPARIASFGRWVSVGAGRAALLACTCVGAPAPRSRWQHARVPVTHHQYYQVTHRGHLHIREVNEQSSGNFTCTASNTIGEDTIVYVVAAIMPPAAPALSLQYTTTSSIKLHWQLPGETSEPILGYLLHYKQASESEWHTVDLSPEVNSYTMDMLKCGSTYNAKIQARNKISIGPPSDVLTATTRGGRPKPPKPEDHVHMNSTAIKINFYAWRDGGCPILGFRVSYRRAGSEHWIKVFQVGDGLSSASHVVGELSPATWYELAIEAFSDAGLERVTLTADTHTLAGGRIPPMKPSSPLSGGSRPASLRTVLVSCVASGVVIVVTLAAIVCLVHGKKKFFCISSDHYMRDDRKLSESNEAEREKLREGQKLYSSSSINGNEKSNDDSSGKSKSYTDAKKCIYPELYEISPYATFGVSAAHSLQFRTLARREDDAAPPHRRRHRACDHYRYDESSLSKCSTVEARHRMRAACAGASSNNWRDTHTDSDDNSDSAANTTTKAHISLSLCKLTCMSLCSLNCQSKYVNKYFRPDRIKSILLLSRYQQRKEQERRECTIHV; from the exons GTTGTTAATAGTGGTGGAACAGCCATCATCAACTGCACTTGGGGCGGCTGGCCCGCGCCGCGGCTGGAGTGGCTCCACAACGGGGTGCCGCTGGGAGCCGGCGTGGCGGGCGGCAGGGTGCGCGTGCAGAACAACGGAGAACAACTCATCATCTCCGCGGTGCATAGAGCTGACAAGGGAGTGTACCAGTGCATGGCTAGGAATGAGAGAGATTCCGCACAAGCCAGCGCTGAGGTGCGGCTTGGAG ATACAGCACCAGAACTCCAGTACACATTCATAGAACAAGTCCTGAGACCTGGTCAAGTAGTCACTCTCAAATGTTCCGCCGCCGGCTCACCCCCTCCACATTTCACATGGATGCTTGATGGACAGCCTCTGAACACAATGGCTAGAGGGCACAG ATACAGCGTGGAGCAGTTCGCGACTAAGACGAACGATGTGGTGAGCTACCTGAACATCTCAGCGGTCCGTTCGGAGGACGGCGGACTGTACACGTGCCGCGCCGCCAACTCCCTCGGCGAGGTGTCGCACACCTCCAGACTTAATATTTATG GTCCACCTTACGTGAGGTCCATAGGCCCAATCAGAGCAGTAGCAGGGCGGGAGTTAGTCCTCTACTGTCCGTACTCTGGCTATCCAATCAG ctCAGTAAAATGGGAAAGAGACGGCAACCCAGTAGAATGGGAGAGCAGTATCGATGGTGCACTAAGAGTGTCACGAGTAGAGCCTTCATATGCGGGAGCTTACACTTGCGCAGTCATGGGCCCGCATGGGGAGATAGCCAGAAGAGAACTACAGCTGGTCGTTAGCA atccTCCGGAAATCGAGCCTTTTTCGTTTTCTGCAAACTTGCAAGAAGGAAAGCGCGCCCAAGTCAGCTGTAGTGTGACGTCAGGAGACATGCCCGTGCACTTCACCTGGCTCAAGGACAACGCGGCCATACCGTCCAGTTTGCAG GTGGAAGAACGCGGTGCTGATTTTTTCAGCAACCTCGTATTCAAAGAGGTATCGGCCCGCCACAGCGGGTTGTACACTTGCGTGGCCTCCAATACCGCGGCCAAGGTTAACTATACCGCCGAACTGGTGGTGAAAG TGTCCCCCAAGTGGGTGGTGGAGCCCAAGGATGAGTCAGTGCTGGCGGGGGAGCCGCTGGCGCTGCACTGCCAGACCACTGGCTCTCCGGCTCCGCAGGTTATCTGGCTCAAGCAAAGAG GATCGTCAGCTGACTACGTACCATTAGTGAACCTGGGTGGACGATTTCAATTCCTATCAAACGGGTCTCTCTGGATCGAGTCGGCGCTGCCCTACGATGAGGGGCACTACATGTGCAAATCGGAGAATGGAGTTGGATCTCCACTCACTAAAACCATTTTTGTTGCTGTCAATG AACCTGCGCGGTTCGAGCTGACCTCCCACAACATGACGGCTCGCCGCGACGCGCCGGCCACGCTGGTCTGCGACGTGCGCGGGGACAGCCCCATCAGAGTCACCTGGGCGCACAACATGAACCACTTAGATCTTAATACTTATAG GTTAAGCATCTCAGAAGCAAAGACTGATAGTGGTTTAAGATCGCAGCTGTACATCAGCAGGGCAGACCGGCAAGACTCCGGCGTGTACAAGTGCCAAGCCGTCAACGCTTACGGTCACAGTGACCATTATATTTATCTTTCCGTCCAAG AAAAACCCGACACCCCTCACTCTCTATCCGTAACGGAGATCCTGAGCCGCGCCGTCCGCCTGTCCTGGAGTCAGGGCTTCGACGGCAACTCACCGCTGGTGGGCTACACGCTGCAGTACTGCGCGCTGTCGGCGCAGGGAGCCATCCGCGTCAACCAGTGGGACTCTGCTGTCACACTCAATGTGTCCGTCCATGGGATTGCGCACTCGCATGTCAC CTTAACAAAGAAAGGCGACATTCACTATGAGGCTCTGCTAAGCAGTCTAAAGCCACACACAGCCTACATGATCCGAATAGCCGCCATCAACCAGATTGATAGGAGTGCATTCACTGAACCAGTGGTTGTGAAGACTCAGGAGGAAG CTCCATCAGAAGCGCCGACCAACGTACACGTAACGCCGGGCGGGCCTGGCGAGCTGCACGTATCCTGGCGGCCGCCGCCGCGGGACGCCTGGCACGGCGAGCTGCTGGGCTACTCCGTCACGTGCACCGAGCTCAGCCCCGCTAACCCCGCTTTGAGGAACTCTACCAG AACGTTAACAGTGAATGGATGGTCAGCAACAGAGTTGAGCCTATCAGCTTTGCGAAAATTTACACGATATGAGGTGCGAGTTAGAGCATTTAACGGGGTTGCAGCCGGACCTGCATCTACGCCAGTATCTGCCACTACACTTGAAGGAG TGCCGGAATCGCCACCAACCAGAGTGTCTTGCTCAGCCCTCTCGTCTTCGGGCATGAAAGTCTCATGGAATCCACCACCAATCGGTCAACACGGTGGCCTCATACAAGGATACAAAGTTGTATACTCGCCACTTACAACAGATCAAG TAGATGTGGGTGAAATCAAACGAGTGACGACAACAGACACATATTTACACACTCTTCGAAAATACACCAATTATTCGATACAAGTTCTGGCTTTTACTAATGCCGGAGATGGCAAGAGAAGTCTGCCTGTCTTTTGCATGACTGAAGAAGATG TTCCTTCAGCTCCGGAGAAGATCAAAGCGCTGGCGTATTCTAGCGACTCAGTGCTTGTAAGCTGGCTTCCACCACTTCACCCGAATGGGATCATTTCACACTATACAGTCTACTATCGAGAAGCAGGACG cCTTGGCAAACACTCCAGCTTCACAGTCCCAGCAGATAAAAAAACTGATATGGAGCTGATGTTTCAAGTGCGAAATCTCATAGAGAACCAACTGTACGAGTTCTGGGTGTCAGCCACCACGGGATCAGGAGAAGGAGAGTCTACTCTCGTGGTGGGCCAAGGACCGAGTTCTAGAA TCCCCGCCCGCATCGCCTCGTTCGGTCGCTGGGTGTCAGTGGGCGCGGGCCGCGCGGCACTACTGGCCTGCACGTGTGTGggcgcgccggcgccgcgctcgcgctggCAGCACGCGCGCGTGCCCGTCACTCACCACCAGTACTACCAGGTCACACACCGGGGACATTTACATATCCGGG AAGTAAACGAGCAGTCATCGGGTAACTTCACGTGTACGGCTAGCAACACAATAGGAGAAGACACCATAGTCTATGTAGTAGCGGCTATCATGCCTCCCGCAGCACCTGCACTGTCGCTACAGTACACCACCACGTCAAGCATCAAGTTGCACTGGCAACTGCCCGGGGAAACTTCAGAACCTATACtag ggtaCCTGCTCCACTACAAACAAGCATCTGAAAGCGAGTGGCACACTGTGGACTTGTCTCCCGAAGTTAATTCTTACACTATGGACATGCTAAAATGCGGGTCTACGTATAACGCTAAAATACAAGCACGGAACAAGATATCTATAGGACCTCCTAGCGATGTTCTAACTGCTACCACAAGAGGGGGAC GTCCTAAACCACCGAAACCGGAAGACCACGTTCACATGAATTCAACGGCAATAAAGATCAACTTCTATGCGTGGCGGGACGGTGGCTGTCCCATACTTGGCTTCAGAGTATCCTACCGGCGAGCTGGCTCAGAACATTGgattaaggtat ttcagGTCGGAGATGGGTTGAGCTCCGCAAGTCATGTCGTAGGAGAACTATCGCCGGCAACGTGGTACGAGCTAGCGATAGAAGCTTTTAGTGATGCGGGACTTGAGCGGGTCACGTTGACGGCTGATACACACACCCTGGCTGGAG GGCGCATTCCTCCAATGAAGCCATCTTCCCCTCTATCGGGCGGCTCCCGGCCCGCGTCACTGCGCACCGTGCTGGTGTCGTGTGTAGCCAGCGGTGTCGTCATAGTCGTCACACTGGCTGCAATAGTGTGCTTGGTGCATGGGAAAAAGAA atttttctGCATTTCAAGCGACCACTACATGCGGGACGACAGAAAACTCAGCGAAAGCAATGAAGCAGAGAGAGAGAAGCTTAGAGAAGGACAAAAACTGTACTCGTCGTCATCAATAAACGGCAACGAAAAGTCCAATGATGACTCATCGGGTAAGAGCAAATCATA TACAGACGCAAAGAAGTGCATCTATC CGGAGCTGTACGAGATAAGTCCGTACGCGACGTTCGGCGTGTCGGCGGCGCACTCGCTGCAGTTCCGCACGCTGGCGCGCCGCGAGGAcgacgccgcgccgccgcaccGCCGCCGGCATCGCGCCTGCGACCACTACCGATACG ATGAATCGAGCCTATCTAAATGCTCGACAGTGGAGGCGCGGCACCGGATGCGCGCGGCGTGTGCGGGCGCCAGCTCCAACAACTGGAGGGACACGCACACCGACTCCGATGACAACAGTGATAGTGCGGCTAACACTACCACTAAAG CGCACATTTCTCTGTCTCTGTGTAAGTTAACATGCATGTCATTGTGTAGCCTCAATTGTCAATctaaatacgtaaataaatattttagacctGATCGAATTAAATCAATTCTTTTACTTTCCAGGTATCAACAAAGAAAAGAACAAGAACGAAGGGAATGTACAATACACGTGTAA